The following proteins come from a genomic window of Candidatus Binatia bacterium:
- a CDS encoding type II toxin-antitoxin system HicA family toxin, with amino-acid sequence MGKYEALLVRILRGGFDANVPFVDLHHLLRRLGFDERIRGDHYIFTKEGVVEILNLQPRGRHAKPYQVRQVRAVIVKYRLAGGDDAK; translated from the coding sequence GTGGGAAAGTACGAAGCTCTGCTCGTTAGAATTCTGCGCGGTGGCTTCGATGCCAACGTCCCGTTCGTTGACCTGCACCATCTGCTCCGGCGTTTGGGATTCGACGAGCGCATCCGAGGCGACCACTACATCTTCACCAAGGAGGGCGTGGTAGAGATCTTGAACCTGCAACCGCGAGGGCGGCACGCGAAGCCGTATCAAGTTCGACAGGTTCGCGCGGTGATTGTGAAGTACCGTTTGGCGGGAGGTGACGATG